The Saprospiraceae bacterium genome includes a window with the following:
- the mraZ gene encoding division/cell wall cluster transcriptional repressor MraZ, producing the protein MKQYQFTGEFECRLDAKGRLKLPAAIIKQIGGDGNLRFTINRGFEKHLMLYPNDVWEMKTNEINQLNIYSTQQRQAIRYFYRGATELEMDAAERLNLPGSLMEYAGIDKDVVLFAYQNQIEIWAKDKYDEMLDNEPDEFGSIAEAIFGGIKPLNGLNDDAP; encoded by the coding sequence GTGAAACAATATCAGTTCACCGGAGAATTTGAATGCAGACTTGATGCCAAAGGAAGGCTTAAATTGCCAGCAGCAATTATTAAGCAGATCGGAGGCGACGGAAATCTCAGGTTTACAATCAATCGTGGATTTGAAAAACACCTTATGTTGTATCCCAATGACGTTTGGGAAATGAAGACGAATGAGATTAATCAACTCAACATTTACAGTACACAACAAAGACAGGCGATCAGGTATTTTTATCGCGGAGCGACAGAGCTGGAGATGGATGCTGCAGAGCGTCTCAATCTACCGGGCAGTCTGATGGAGTATGCAGGTATTGACAAGGATGTCGTGCTTTTTGCATATCAGAATCAGATTGAAATCTGGGCCAAAGACAAATATGATGAAATGCTCGATAATGAGCCTGATGAGTTTGGAAGTATTGCGGAAGCTATCTTCGGAGGAATTAAACCATTAAATGGCCTCAACGATGACGCTCCATGA